One genomic window of Mucilaginibacter sp. SJ includes the following:
- a CDS encoding SDR family NAD(P)-dependent oxidoreductase: MITDKFNGQVAVVTGAGQGIGFEIAKQLSLAGAAVLLNDLSEELAVQASDTINGLGGNCYQIAGDASDIDFIQQMVDEAVQRYGKLTIAVANAGITLFGDFLNYPAQSLQSVMNVNLQGSFFLAQRAARQIVKQKSGGSILFMSSVTGHQAHQDLAAYGMTKAALEMLAKSLVVELSQHQITVNTVAPGATLTERTMEDAGYQKTWARITPMGRAATVEDVANAVLFLVSPDARHITGQNLVVDGGWTAVSTSPF; this comes from the coding sequence ATGATAACTGATAAATTTAACGGACAGGTAGCTGTAGTAACCGGTGCCGGGCAAGGGATAGGTTTTGAAATAGCTAAACAGCTAAGCCTTGCCGGTGCGGCTGTATTATTGAATGATTTGAGTGAGGAACTGGCTGTTCAGGCATCCGATACCATTAACGGGCTCGGCGGTAATTGTTACCAGATAGCCGGTGATGCTTCGGACATTGATTTTATACAGCAAATGGTTGATGAAGCGGTACAGCGTTATGGCAAACTTACCATTGCCGTTGCCAATGCCGGGATCACTTTGTTTGGCGATTTTTTGAATTACCCCGCCCAATCACTGCAAAGTGTAATGAATGTTAATTTGCAGGGCAGTTTCTTTTTAGCGCAAAGGGCAGCCAGGCAAATTGTTAAACAAAAAAGCGGGGGCAGTATCCTGTTCATGTCCTCGGTTACGGGGCACCAAGCCCATCAGGACCTTGCCGCTTACGGTATGACTAAAGCAGCCCTCGAAATGCTGGCCAAAAGCCTGGTGGTTGAACTATCACAACATCAAATTACCGTGAATACCGTGGCCCCCGGTGCCACCCTTACCGAGCGCACTATGGAAGATGCCGGGTATCAAAAAACCTGGGCCCGCATCACCCCCATGGGGCGTGCCGCAACTGTTGAAGATGTGGCAAACGCGGTGTTGTTTTTGGTTTCGCCAGATGCAAGGCACATTACCGGGCAAAATTTGGTAGTTGATGGCGGATGGACGGCGGTTAGTACTTCTCCCTTTTAG
- a CDS encoding IlvD/Edd family dehydratase produces the protein MEEKPLRSRQWFGKKGKDGFIYRAWMKNQGIPAHQLQGKPVIGICNTWSELTPCNAHFRELAQSVKNGIYEAGGYPVEFPVMSLGETLVKPTAMLYRNLVSMDVEESIRANPLDGVVLLCGCDKTTPALVMGACSVNIPTIVVSGGAMLTGKYRGRDIGTSDIWRFFADHQTGQMNDEDLYTAEACMARSQGHCAVMGTASTMACMVESLGLSLAENAAIPAADSRRKVLAHLSGNRIVDMVHEDLKPSDILTRQAFENAITVNAAIGGSTNFIIHLLAIAGRIGVDLNMDDFNTSARKIPLLANLQPSGKYFMEDFYYAGGLPALMKELHEQLNSDTITVSGHPILRNYENSECFNRELIASVDNPFNPAAGITVLKGNLCQNGAVIKPSAASPHLLQHTGKAVVFENIEDFNHRINDPELDVDKDSMLVLKNAGPKGYPGMPEVGNMLIPKKLADQGITDMVRISDGRMSGTGFGTVILHVSPEAAIGGTLAIVQDGDIIKLDVPAGTLHLEVSDEEIAERKSKLALNNNISKRGYTYLYQTHVEQAHLGADLDFLRGSSGSEVLRDSH, from the coding sequence ATGGAGGAAAAACCGCTGCGGAGCCGGCAATGGTTTGGTAAAAAAGGCAAGGATGGCTTCATATACCGCGCCTGGATGAAAAACCAGGGCATCCCGGCACATCAGTTGCAGGGGAAGCCGGTGATCGGCATCTGCAATACATGGTCGGAGCTTACACCCTGCAATGCCCATTTCCGGGAATTAGCCCAATCTGTAAAAAACGGCATTTATGAAGCCGGTGGATATCCCGTTGAATTCCCGGTGATGTCATTAGGCGAAACTTTGGTTAAACCTACTGCCATGCTATACCGAAACCTGGTAAGTATGGATGTGGAAGAGAGTATCCGCGCAAATCCGCTTGATGGCGTGGTGCTGCTTTGCGGCTGTGATAAAACCACGCCTGCACTGGTAATGGGAGCCTGCAGCGTAAATATTCCAACCATAGTAGTATCGGGCGGGGCTATGTTAACAGGGAAATACCGGGGCCGGGATATCGGCACATCGGATATCTGGCGTTTTTTCGCCGATCATCAAACCGGGCAAATGAACGATGAAGACCTTTATACTGCCGAAGCCTGCATGGCCCGGAGCCAGGGACATTGTGCAGTAATGGGCACGGCATCAACCATGGCTTGCATGGTTGAATCACTGGGGCTTTCACTGGCCGAGAACGCTGCTATCCCTGCGGCCGACTCTCGTCGTAAAGTATTGGCGCACCTATCAGGCAATCGCATTGTTGATATGGTGCATGAAGATCTGAAACCTTCAGACATCCTGACCCGGCAGGCTTTTGAAAATGCCATCACCGTTAATGCGGCTATTGGCGGCTCTACCAATTTTATTATTCACCTGCTGGCCATAGCGGGCCGGATCGGGGTTGATTTAAATATGGACGATTTCAATACTTCGGCCCGTAAAATACCGCTGCTGGCCAATCTACAGCCGTCTGGTAAATATTTTATGGAGGACTTTTATTATGCAGGAGGTTTGCCGGCCTTAATGAAAGAACTTCATGAGCAATTAAACAGCGATACTATAACCGTAAGCGGGCATCCCATCTTACGCAACTATGAAAACAGCGAATGTTTTAACCGTGAGCTAATAGCATCTGTTGATAATCCCTTTAACCCGGCAGCGGGCATTACCGTACTAAAAGGTAACCTTTGCCAAAACGGGGCGGTGATCAAGCCATCGGCGGCAAGCCCCCATTTACTGCAGCATACCGGTAAGGCCGTGGTATTTGAAAATATAGAGGATTTTAACCATCGTATCAATGATCCGGAACTTGATGTGGATAAAGACAGCATGCTGGTATTAAAAAATGCAGGACCAAAAGGCTACCCCGGTATGCCCGAAGTTGGCAACATGCTTATTCCTAAAAAATTGGCGGATCAGGGTATTACCGATATGGTACGCATCTCGGACGGGCGGATGAGCGGTACCGGCTTTGGCACGGTAATACTGCATGTATCGCCCGAAGCTGCAATCGGGGGAACATTGGCTATAGTACAGGATGGCGATATAATTAAACTTGATGTACCCGCCGGTACACTGCACCTTGAGGTTAGTGATGAAGAAATTGCCGAAAGAAAATCAAAGCTGGCATTAAATAACAATATCAGCAAACGCGGATATACTTATTTATACCAAACGCATGTAGAGCAAGCACATCTGGGGGCTGATCTTGATTTTTTAAGAGGGAGCTCGGGGAGTGAGGTTTTGAGGGATTCGCATTGA
- a CDS encoding GNAT family N-acetyltransferase encodes MKYEEIPLVNNEGIHNFELTVEGYRAFIDYKKKDDKIYLIHTEVPVELEGKGVASAIVEKTFNYIEQNNLKLVPLCVYVASYLKRHPEWSRILAIAPGH; translated from the coding sequence ATGAAATACGAAGAAATCCCCCTGGTAAATAATGAGGGCATCCACAATTTTGAATTGACCGTTGAAGGCTACCGTGCTTTTATCGACTACAAAAAAAAGGACGATAAAATTTACCTCATCCATACCGAAGTGCCGGTTGAGCTGGAAGGCAAAGGCGTGGCATCGGCCATTGTTGAAAAAACATTCAACTATATCGAACAGAATAACCTGAAACTGGTGCCGCTTTGTGTTTACGTGGCTTCGTACCTGAAACGCCACCCCGAGTGGTCCCGGATATTGGCTATTGCGCCCGGTCATTAA
- a CDS encoding NAD-dependent epimerase/dehydratase family protein — protein sequence MRVLVTGSSGRLGAVTVQHLRTHGHDVTGTDLIPAETTDALIDILNKDAVLAITQNIDAIIHTAAIHGKHYELNYPREAFIDVNIYGTLNLLNACVTNGISKLLYTSTTSIYGDAMVDKEKAVWVDEELPIKPRDIYDITKQTAEQLCKDFFYREGLQASVYRVGRFLPETDNLKLNHRLYRGLDERDGAEGLRLALDQTFPEFEIFNIISSSPFKKDELIQLKHNPLDVIKKHYPQAESIYQSKGWTFPKSIDRVYVTDKAKRYFGYEPKFTFDYLLNNLEL from the coding sequence ATGCGGGTTTTAGTTACTGGTTCATCGGGCAGGTTAGGGGCGGTTACGGTTCAACATTTGCGCACTCATGGGCATGATGTTACCGGCACAGATCTGATCCCGGCTGAAACTACTGATGCATTGATCGATATTTTAAATAAAGATGCTGTTTTAGCTATTACCCAAAATATCGATGCAATTATTCATACTGCCGCTATCCACGGTAAGCATTATGAATTGAACTATCCGCGCGAAGCTTTCATCGACGTAAATATTTATGGTACGCTCAATTTGCTCAATGCCTGCGTTACAAATGGCATATCTAAATTATTATATACCAGCACCACATCTATTTATGGCGATGCAATGGTAGATAAAGAAAAGGCTGTTTGGGTTGATGAAGAACTGCCCATTAAACCACGTGATATTTACGATATCACCAAGCAAACGGCCGAACAGCTTTGTAAAGATTTTTTTTACCGCGAAGGTTTACAGGCATCGGTTTACAGAGTTGGCCGGTTTCTGCCCGAAACAGATAACCTCAAACTAAATCATCGCCTGTATCGCGGCCTTGATGAACGTGACGGTGCCGAAGGATTACGTTTGGCCCTCGATCAAACTTTCCCGGAATTCGAGATTTTTAACATTATCAGTAGTTCTCCTTTTAAAAAGGATGAGCTTATACAATTAAAACATAATCCTCTCGACGTAATAAAAAAGCATTATCCGCAGGCAGAAAGTATTTATCAATCAAAAGGCTGGACATTTCCGAAAAGTATCGACAGGGTTTACGTAACCGATAAGGCTAAACGATATTTTGGTTATGAACCAAAGTTTACGTTTGATTATCTGCTGAATAACCTCGAACTGTGA